One Candidatus Nitrososphaera evergladensis SR1 genomic window carries:
- a CDS encoding HEPN domain-containing protein — MGKQFHPSHMLFSYRDIGEQSRTYLENWFKKKETLKPLFDLYFGVLHNKQTYLDHKLLSLVQALESYHRRVFKTTETSKEEHEARLQEIFDATPEKHRSWLQRKLKHSNELSLQNRLIELVDVYKELLCNFIQKPGEFTQQIADNRNYLTHYDPRLTSRAIRDSELYAVTEKLKVLVELFLLRELGVDDASIKKIIEKRIRNILELLNGPDSF, encoded by the coding sequence GTGGGTAAGCAATTTCATCCATCCCACATGTTATTCAGCTATAGAGATATTGGAGAGCAATCAAGGACATATCTGGAGAATTGGTTCAAGAAGAAGGAAACTCTGAAGCCACTATTTGATTTGTATTTTGGTGTGCTTCACAATAAACAAACATATCTTGACCATAAACTTCTGAGTTTGGTGCAGGCACTTGAGTCCTATCATAGAAGAGTATTCAAGACAACAGAAACATCCAAGGAAGAGCATGAGGCCCGTCTGCAAGAGATTTTTGACGCCACTCCAGAGAAGCATAGATCATGGTTGCAAAGAAAACTGAAACACAGCAACGAACTATCTTTGCAGAATAGATTGATTGAATTGGTGGATGTATATAAAGAACTTCTCTGTAACTTCATTCAGAAGCCGGGTGAGTTTACTCAGCAAATTGCAGATAATAGAAATTACCTCACCCACTATGACCCAAGACTGACATCAAGAGCTATACGCGACAGCGAGCTTTACGCGGTAACAGAGAAGTTGAAAGTATTGGTTGAACTTTTCTTATTAAGAGAATTAGGTGTTGATGATGCAAGCATAAAAAAGATCATAGAGAAGAGAATTCGGAACATCTTGGAATTGCTGAATGGGCCAGATAGCTTCTAG